From one Malus sylvestris chromosome 1, drMalSylv7.2, whole genome shotgun sequence genomic stretch:
- the LOC126629897 gene encoding CEN-like protein 1 — protein MSRTTEPLTVGRVIGEVVDIFTPSVKLNVVYNPNKQVANGHELMPSVIAEKPRVDIGGDDMRIAYTLIMTDPDYPGPSDPYLKEHLHWMVTDIPGTTDVSFGKETVEYETPKPVVGIHRYVFLLFKQRGRQTVRAPASRDNFNTRKFSQENGLGLPVAAVYFNAQRETAARRR, from the exons ATGTCGAGGACGACGGAGCCATTGACGGTAGGAAGAGTGATAGGAGAGGTTGTTGACATCTTCACCCCAAGTGTGAAGCTGAATGTAGTTTACAATCCAAACAAGCAAGTTGCTAATGGACATGAGCTCATGCCTTCTGTCATTGCTGAAAAACCTCGCGTCGACATCGGCGGTGACGATATGAGGATTGCTTATACCTTA ATAATGACAGACCCAGATTATCCAGGCCCCAGCGATCCATACCTGAAAGAACATCTCCACTG gATGGTCACAGACATTCCTGGGACCACTGATGTCTCATTTG GAAAAGAAACTGTGGAGTATGAAACTCCAAAGCCGGTCGTAGGCATTCACAGGTACGTGTTCTTGCTATTCAAGCAGAGAGGAAGACAAACAGTGAGGGCTCCAGCTTCCAGGGACAATTTCAACACCAGAAAATTCTCGCAGGAGAACGGTCTTGGGCTGCCTGTGGCTGCCGTCTATTTCAATGCACAACGAGAAACTGCTgctagaagaagatga